One window of the Archangium primigenium genome contains the following:
- a CDS encoding MAPEG family protein, giving the protein MDFLPLDVTPTLLLALPGLRLFALCAVLLVIKMMAVGVYTGVVRSRLKVSTNPEDAARFGAQVTDTEPPEVARVQRAHRNDLENIPAFLALGLVAVLVGAPHIALKVALIAFTAARVGHTLAYLRSLQPWRSVSFGVGMLSMLALMGMILQRVLFHD; this is encoded by the coding sequence ATGGACTTCCTGCCCCTCGACGTGACTCCTACCCTGCTGCTCGCCCTGCCGGGCCTGCGGCTCTTCGCGCTGTGCGCCGTGCTCCTGGTCATCAAGATGATGGCGGTGGGCGTGTACACCGGTGTGGTGCGAAGCAGGCTCAAGGTCTCCACCAACCCCGAGGACGCGGCCCGCTTCGGCGCCCAGGTGACGGACACCGAGCCCCCCGAGGTGGCGCGGGTGCAGCGCGCGCACCGCAACGACCTGGAGAACATCCCCGCCTTCCTGGCGCTGGGCCTGGTGGCGGTGCTCGTGGGCGCGCCGCACATCGCGCTCAAGGTGGCGCTCATCGCCTTCACCGCCGCGCGCGTGGGCCACACGCTCGCCTACCTGCGCTCCTTGCAGCCCTGGCGCTCGGTGAGCTTCGGCGTGGGCATGTTGTCGATGCTGGCGCTCATGGGGATGATCCTCCAGCGCGTCCTGTTCCACGACTGA
- a CDS encoding recombination-associated protein RdgC, producing MPVLSGAVTFSRFRSEHAGDAPSDTKRWLSKGLKSGLFEPIDLKKTEDERAAGFVELENSDSTDFTAGSVLYGEYALFGFRVDTVKVPPALLKAELGKWQKEFEKREGRQPTRGEKSENRASLKHMLRQRAVPMTKVHDVSWNLKTNQVQLWASSRKTVDELLLAIEECFQVKLQPLVPASLAARAGISDEHLVPTPELIGMEISSSEIASSEANHGDA from the coding sequence ATGCCAGTCCTCAGCGGCGCAGTCACCTTCTCGCGCTTCCGGTCCGAACACGCCGGAGACGCGCCTTCCGACACCAAACGCTGGCTCTCCAAGGGCCTCAAGTCCGGGCTCTTCGAGCCCATCGACTTGAAGAAGACCGAGGACGAGCGCGCCGCGGGCTTCGTGGAGCTGGAGAACTCCGACTCCACGGACTTCACCGCGGGCAGCGTGCTCTATGGCGAGTACGCCCTGTTCGGCTTCCGCGTGGACACCGTGAAGGTGCCCCCGGCGCTGCTCAAGGCGGAATTGGGCAAGTGGCAGAAGGAGTTCGAGAAGCGCGAGGGGCGCCAGCCCACCCGGGGCGAGAAGTCCGAGAACCGCGCGTCCCTCAAGCACATGCTGCGCCAGCGCGCCGTGCCCATGACCAAGGTGCACGACGTGAGCTGGAACCTGAAGACGAACCAGGTGCAGCTGTGGGCCTCCTCGCGCAAGACGGTGGACGAGTTGCTGCTGGCCATCGAGGAGTGCTTCCAGGTGAAGCTCCAGCCGCTCGTACCCGCCTCCCTGGCGGCCCGGGCGGGCATCTCCGACGAGCACCTGGTGCCCACGCCGGAGCTGATTGGCATGGAGATTTCCAGCAGCGAGATCGCGAGCAGCGAGGCGAACCATGGCGACGCGTGA
- a CDS encoding TIGR02265 family protein, with protein MADAPGSAVSLPFGSDEELHHRISLTGHGDVARGIFLNSLLDMLRQYGDEELLRQCLEVSGEQRFLEFFNYPMSTFLRMAYPAAWRMGHLYGGFEGAFREMGYQASRAFYASSAGKVLLLLARNEPLRLLNNMPTTTNAVLGDNTGITQMKRTGKTSGVLTYMRDLVPRPYNEGALKSSLEAVGAKDVRVVSHPLAEYDTDYEVSWT; from the coding sequence ATGGCGGATGCGCCCGGCAGCGCGGTGTCGTTGCCCTTCGGGTCCGATGAGGAATTGCACCATCGGATCTCCCTGACGGGCCATGGGGATGTCGCGCGCGGCATCTTCCTCAACAGCTTGTTGGACATGCTGCGGCAGTACGGCGACGAGGAGCTGCTGCGCCAGTGCCTGGAGGTGAGCGGTGAGCAGCGCTTCCTCGAGTTCTTCAACTACCCGATGAGCACCTTCCTGCGCATGGCCTACCCGGCCGCCTGGCGCATGGGGCACCTGTACGGGGGCTTCGAGGGCGCCTTCCGGGAGATGGGCTACCAGGCCTCCAGGGCCTTCTACGCCTCGAGCGCCGGCAAGGTGCTCCTGCTGCTCGCGCGCAACGAGCCCCTGCGCCTGCTCAACAACATGCCCACCACCACCAACGCGGTGCTGGGCGACAACACGGGCATCACCCAGATGAAGCGCACGGGCAAGACGAGCGGCGTGCTCACGTACATGCGCGACCTGGTGCCCCGCCCGTACAACGAGGGGGCGCTCAAGTCCTCCCTCGAAGCGGTGGGCGCCAAGGATGTCCGGGTGGTCTCCCACCCGCTGGCCGAGTACGACACCGACTACGAGGTGTCCTGGACGTGA
- a CDS encoding cytochrome-c peroxidase gives MKRSRLWLGVGLVSLGAVAVSCSKESPAPAATPAPAAAPAAAPAAEAAPPRPQMSHTKLVAFFRPAAAQAAAAAAQAEAAKSDSPARIALGRMLFFETRLSKNHDISCNSCHDLASFGVDGKATSPGHKGQKGSRNSPTVFHAAGHVAQFWDGRAATLEEQAAGPMMNPVEMAMPDEKRLLATLNSMPEYVQAFKTAYPGDKQAVSITNAARSIASFERGLVTTSRFDKFLAGEEQALSEQERRGLNLFAASGCTTCHNGPSVGGTSFQKLGLIEDYPTEDKGRFGVTKNEEDMHKFRVPTLRNVEKTGPWFHDGSVKELPEAVRLMGKHQLGMTFTEPEVEDIVAFLKSLTGELPGSDVTAAPALPPSTRTTPKPDPT, from the coding sequence ATGAAGCGCAGTCGGCTCTGGTTGGGAGTGGGCCTGGTGTCCCTGGGCGCCGTGGCGGTGTCCTGCAGCAAGGAGTCACCCGCTCCGGCGGCGACTCCCGCCCCGGCGGCGGCTCCGGCCGCCGCGCCCGCCGCGGAGGCCGCGCCTCCCCGGCCCCAGATGAGCCACACCAAGCTCGTCGCCTTCTTCCGCCCCGCCGCCGCCCAGGCCGCCGCGGCCGCCGCCCAGGCCGAGGCGGCCAAGTCCGACTCGCCCGCGCGCATCGCCCTGGGCCGGATGCTCTTCTTCGAGACGCGCCTGTCCAAGAACCACGACATCTCCTGCAACAGCTGCCACGACCTGGCCTCCTTCGGCGTGGACGGCAAGGCCACGAGCCCCGGCCACAAGGGGCAGAAGGGCAGCCGCAACTCGCCCACCGTCTTCCACGCCGCGGGCCATGTCGCCCAGTTCTGGGACGGCCGCGCCGCCACGCTGGAAGAGCAGGCCGCGGGCCCGATGATGAACCCGGTGGAGATGGCCATGCCGGACGAGAAGCGCCTGCTGGCCACGCTCAACTCCATGCCCGAGTACGTGCAGGCCTTCAAGACGGCCTACCCGGGGGACAAGCAGGCCGTGAGCATCACCAACGCGGCGCGCTCCATCGCCTCGTTCGAGCGCGGGCTGGTCACCACGTCGCGCTTCGACAAGTTCCTGGCGGGCGAGGAGCAGGCCCTGAGCGAGCAGGAGCGGCGCGGCCTCAACCTCTTCGCCGCCTCGGGCTGCACCACGTGCCACAACGGCCCCTCCGTGGGCGGCACCTCCTTCCAGAAGCTGGGCCTCATCGAGGACTACCCCACCGAGGACAAGGGCCGCTTCGGCGTCACGAAGAACGAGGAGGACATGCACAAGTTCCGCGTGCCCACCCTGCGCAACGTGGAGAAGACGGGCCCCTGGTTCCACGACGGCTCCGTCAAGGAGCTGCCCGAGGCGGTGCGCCTCATGGGCAAGCACCAGCTCGGCATGACCTTCACCGAGCCCGAGGTGGAGGACATCGTCGCCTTCCTCAAGAGCCTCACCGGCGAATTGCCCGGCTCGGACGTGACCGCGGCGCCCGCGCTGCCGCCGAGCACGCGCACCACCCCCAAGCCGGATCCGACGTAA
- a CDS encoding YfiM family protein, with product MSSRPRSLLPLCCCLSLVPLSARAQVTETRGRDDWFARDKALHYSVSAGLATAGYVGGAFLFESSEARLLTGAGVALSAGVAKEVYDAGRGSFFSWKDLTWDVLGTASGLAVSWAVDRLVFQRGPTPEPVRSASMRLSLSVSPQVGTRAQGVSGNDKNVPVMLVLLGGW from the coding sequence ATGTCCTCACGCCCTCGCTCCCTGCTACCCCTGTGTTGCTGTCTGTCGCTCGTCCCCCTGTCCGCCCGGGCCCAGGTGACCGAGACCCGGGGCCGGGACGACTGGTTCGCGCGCGACAAGGCGCTGCACTACAGCGTGAGCGCGGGCCTGGCGACCGCGGGCTATGTGGGCGGCGCCTTCCTCTTCGAGTCGTCCGAGGCGCGGCTGCTCACCGGCGCGGGCGTGGCGTTGAGCGCGGGCGTGGCCAAGGAGGTGTACGACGCGGGCCGCGGCAGCTTCTTCTCCTGGAAGGACCTGACGTGGGACGTGCTCGGCACCGCGAGCGGGCTGGCCGTGTCGTGGGCCGTGGACCGGCTGGTGTTCCAGCGGGGGCCCACCCCGGAGCCGGTCCGCTCAGCGAGCATGCGACTCTCCCTGTCCGTGTCCCCCCAGGTGGGGACCCGTGCCCAAGGTGTGTCGGGTAATGATAAGAATGTTCCCGTCATGCTGGTCTTGCTGGGAGGTTGGTAG
- a CDS encoding acyltransferase family protein, with product MTRPGTSLFDLRQPSTRHPGLDAARGLAVVAMVLGHTLDALLAPGMREHPWVQHYWTLRGITAPLFLLVAGFAVVAALGTSPDSARGSFPRRWRRALLLLFLGYLLHWPGWGTVQALGWSEALRERLFAFDALQSIGVSLGVGATVLALARGTWSRALALAVLAVGIPLASPWAWTAVTHAPVELRQAVGMPGTRFPLFPWAGFFFAGALVAHLLRALRPGWPQGLALVLLGAGLLFTTARLPSDWSPQSAWLVAYRVGQGLLVLGAVNLVPRLFTQPLAPLGRTTLWLYVLHLPVVYGWSGIAGLAGRVGPVLDLGPALLVGLALLAVCFSLALLARRLRRAGRSWEGQSARTRMPPINGALRPGQRT from the coding sequence GTGACACGACCTGGGACCTCGCTCTTCGATCTGCGCCAGCCCTCGACCCGGCATCCCGGACTCGACGCCGCGCGCGGGCTGGCCGTCGTGGCCATGGTGTTGGGACACACCCTGGATGCCCTGCTCGCGCCGGGGATGCGCGAGCACCCCTGGGTGCAGCACTACTGGACGCTGCGGGGCATCACCGCGCCGCTCTTCCTCTTGGTGGCGGGCTTCGCGGTGGTGGCCGCGCTCGGCACGTCTCCGGACAGCGCCCGGGGCAGCTTCCCGCGCCGCTGGCGGCGCGCGCTCCTGCTGCTCTTCCTCGGCTACCTGCTGCACTGGCCCGGCTGGGGCACCGTGCAGGCCCTGGGCTGGAGCGAGGCGCTGCGCGAGCGCCTCTTCGCCTTCGACGCGCTGCAGAGCATCGGCGTGAGCCTGGGCGTGGGCGCGACGGTGCTGGCGCTGGCGCGCGGGACATGGAGCCGGGCCCTGGCGCTCGCCGTGCTCGCCGTGGGCATCCCCCTGGCGAGCCCCTGGGCATGGACGGCCGTCACGCACGCGCCCGTGGAACTGCGCCAGGCGGTGGGCATGCCCGGCACGCGCTTCCCCCTGTTCCCCTGGGCGGGCTTCTTCTTCGCCGGCGCGCTCGTGGCCCACCTGCTGCGCGCCCTGCGCCCCGGCTGGCCCCAGGGCCTGGCGCTGGTGTTGCTCGGCGCGGGCCTGCTGTTCACCACCGCGCGGCTGCCCTCGGACTGGAGCCCCCAGAGCGCCTGGCTCGTGGCGTACCGCGTGGGCCAGGGACTGCTCGTGCTCGGCGCCGTCAACCTGGTGCCCCGCCTGTTCACCCAGCCGCTCGCGCCCCTGGGCCGCACGACCCTCTGGCTCTACGTGCTGCACCTGCCCGTGGTCTACGGCTGGTCGGGCATCGCCGGCCTCGCGGGCCGCGTGGGTCCCGTGCTCGACCTGGGCCCCGCGCTGCTCGTGGGCCTCGCGCTGCTCGCGGTGTGCTTCTCCCTGGCCCTGCTCGCGCGTCGGTTGCGCCGCGCGGGCCGTTCGTGGGAGGGCCAAAGCGCGCGAACCCGGATGCCCCCGATAAACGGGGCGCTGCGTCCCGGCCAACGGACATAG
- a CDS encoding TRL domain-containing protein, translated as MPLSRPTAVLSLMSMLALTGCAGFAFAGRPVIGTTALYADTSATEFINEQTKLGSKSGEGCATSILGLVVTGDASAAAAARTAGINRITHVDHKFDNLIGLYAKYCVVVYGD; from the coding sequence ATGCCCCTGTCGCGCCCGACCGCCGTGCTCTCCCTGATGTCCATGCTCGCCCTGACGGGCTGCGCGGGATTCGCCTTCGCGGGACGTCCGGTCATTGGCACCACGGCGCTGTACGCCGACACGTCCGCCACCGAGTTCATCAACGAGCAGACGAAGCTGGGCAGCAAGAGCGGCGAGGGCTGCGCGACGTCCATCCTGGGCCTGGTCGTCACCGGAGATGCCAGCGCCGCCGCGGCCGCGCGCACGGCCGGCATCAACCGCATCACGCACGTGGACCACAAGTTCGACAACCTCATCGGCCTGTACGCCAAGTACTGCGTCGTGGTGTACGGCGACTAG
- a CDS encoding cytochrome-c peroxidase, with product MKLHTLVRPLLVASAAVSFSAGAQPAAQKPTPEGVATAAQNVIIDRALLTAFKALPNRFEDAKNPITSEKVELGRMLYFDNRLSKNQDISCNSCHDLNTFGVDNKATSTGHKKQLGGRNSPTVYNAGGHTTQFWDGRAANLEEQAKGPILNPVEMAMPSAEHVVETLKTIPGYVTAFQKSFPGEADPVTYENLAKAIGAFERQLVTPSRFDKYLGGDDKALSQAEKAGLKTFLEQGCQTCHYGPALGGSLQKLGLVVPYQAKDQGRFDLTKREADRMVFRVPTLRNVAKTGPWFHDGSITELQTAVKLMAQHQLGKQLTDGDAQNIIAFLDSLTGELPKAYIAKPKLPANGPKTPKPDPT from the coding sequence ATGAAATTGCACACCCTCGTTCGTCCTCTCCTCGTCGCCTCCGCCGCCGTGAGCTTCTCCGCCGGGGCGCAGCCCGCGGCCCAGAAGCCCACCCCCGAGGGCGTCGCGACCGCCGCGCAGAACGTCATCATCGACCGGGCCCTGCTCACCGCCTTCAAGGCGCTGCCCAATCGCTTCGAGGACGCGAAGAACCCCATCACCTCGGAGAAGGTGGAGCTGGGGCGGATGCTGTACTTCGACAACCGGCTGTCGAAGAACCAGGATATCTCCTGCAACAGCTGCCACGACCTGAACACGTTCGGCGTGGACAACAAGGCCACGTCCACGGGCCACAAGAAACAGCTGGGCGGCCGCAACTCGCCCACCGTGTACAACGCCGGGGGCCACACCACCCAGTTCTGGGACGGCCGCGCCGCCAACCTCGAGGAGCAGGCCAAGGGCCCCATCCTCAACCCCGTCGAGATGGCGATGCCGAGCGCCGAGCACGTCGTCGAGACGCTCAAGACGATCCCCGGCTACGTCACCGCCTTCCAGAAGTCCTTCCCGGGCGAGGCGGACCCCGTCACCTACGAGAACCTGGCCAAGGCCATTGGCGCCTTCGAGCGCCAGCTCGTCACGCCCTCGCGCTTCGACAAGTACCTCGGCGGTGACGACAAGGCCCTCAGCCAGGCGGAGAAGGCCGGCCTCAAGACGTTCCTCGAGCAGGGCTGCCAGACGTGCCACTACGGCCCCGCGCTGGGTGGCTCGCTGCAGAAGCTGGGCCTCGTGGTGCCCTACCAGGCCAAGGATCAGGGCCGCTTCGACCTGACCAAGCGCGAGGCGGACCGCATGGTCTTCCGCGTGCCCACGCTGCGCAACGTGGCCAAGACGGGCCCGTGGTTCCACGACGGCTCCATCACCGAGCTGCAGACGGCCGTGAAGCTCATGGCCCAGCACCAGCTCGGCAAGCAGCTCACCGACGGCGACGCCCAGAACATCATCGCCTTCCTCGACTCGCTCACCGGCGAGCTGCCCAAGGCGTACATCGCCAAGCCCAAGCTGCCCGCCAACGGCCCCAAGACGCCCAAGCCGGACCCCACCTAG
- a CDS encoding DTW domain-containing protein, protein MRTLCLRCLRPQDTCYCARVPRVDSRTHVVFLQHPRERRVAIGTARMAHLSLPNSELHVGVDFTGHARLAELAARPERVAVLFPGEEALPLEEARKNPPETLIVVDGTWPLARKLVKTNPALAGLPRIGFVPRRPSNYRIRSEPAEHCVSTIEAVVEVLGALEGDQSRFDALLGAFEYMVDTQLDRQSTRTGPGRKRIFKAPWRPPLELRAIAEDFERLVLLYAEANAHPLGEGVPSELVHLVAERPSTGEHFEALLAPRQPLAHSTALHVELSEAELRAGEPLEAGLARFQAFLRPEDKLAVWTTFALELLRRDGFPVPEAVNVRLACARALKQKAGGVEQGAELLGGPLERPWARGRAGRRLAALTSAVRELAERGRATAPPVPRTVAG, encoded by the coding sequence GTGCGTACCCTCTGCTTGCGTTGCCTCCGGCCCCAGGACACGTGCTACTGCGCGCGGGTGCCTCGGGTGGACTCGCGCACCCACGTCGTCTTCCTCCAGCACCCCCGGGAGCGGCGGGTGGCCATCGGCACGGCCCGTATGGCGCACCTGTCCCTGCCCAACTCCGAGCTCCACGTCGGCGTGGACTTCACCGGGCATGCGCGGCTCGCCGAACTCGCGGCCCGTCCCGAGCGCGTCGCCGTGCTCTTCCCGGGCGAGGAGGCCCTTCCGCTCGAGGAGGCCCGGAAGAACCCCCCGGAGACCCTCATCGTCGTGGACGGCACCTGGCCGCTCGCGCGCAAGCTCGTGAAGACGAACCCGGCGCTCGCGGGCCTGCCGCGCATCGGCTTCGTGCCGCGCCGGCCGAGCAACTACCGCATCCGCTCCGAGCCCGCCGAGCACTGCGTCTCCACCATCGAGGCGGTGGTGGAGGTGTTGGGCGCGCTGGAGGGAGACCAGTCGCGCTTCGACGCGCTCCTGGGCGCCTTCGAGTACATGGTGGACACGCAGCTCGACCGCCAGTCCACGCGCACGGGCCCGGGGCGCAAGCGCATCTTCAAGGCCCCGTGGCGGCCGCCGCTGGAGCTGCGCGCCATCGCCGAGGACTTCGAGCGCCTGGTGCTCCTGTACGCGGAGGCCAACGCGCACCCGCTGGGGGAGGGGGTTCCCTCGGAGCTGGTGCACCTGGTGGCGGAGCGGCCCTCCACGGGCGAGCACTTCGAGGCCCTGCTCGCGCCGCGCCAGCCCCTGGCGCACAGCACCGCGCTGCACGTGGAGCTGTCCGAGGCGGAGCTGCGCGCCGGTGAGCCGCTGGAGGCGGGGCTCGCGCGCTTCCAGGCCTTCCTGCGGCCGGAGGACAAGCTCGCGGTGTGGACGACGTTCGCGTTGGAGCTCTTGCGGCGCGACGGCTTCCCGGTGCCCGAGGCGGTGAACGTGCGGCTGGCGTGCGCGCGGGCGCTCAAGCAGAAGGCGGGCGGGGTGGAGCAGGGGGCGGAGCTGCTGGGCGGGCCGCTGGAGCGGCCGTGGGCCCGGGGGCGCGCGGGCCGGCGCCTCGCGGCCCTGACCTCGGCGGTGCGCGAGCTGGCCGAGCGGGGCCGGGCCACCGCGCCTCCCGTCCCGCGGACCGTGGCTGGCTGA